Proteins encoded in a region of the Myxococcales bacterium genome:
- a CDS encoding dihydrofolate reductase — MTRFCVYIATSLDGFIARADGGLDWLSLVEAPGEDYGFHAFLEGVDTLVLGRATYDAVLGFGQWPYAGKRCVVLTHGALTSRHGEEAFSGTAEALAERLSTEGARRVYVDGGVVIGQFLDAGLVSELTLSVVPVLLGGGVRLFGSRERDVRLDLVGSAGFPSGLVQSEYRVRRA; from the coding sequence ATGACCAGGTTCTGCGTGTACATCGCGACGAGCCTCGACGGCTTCATCGCCCGCGCCGACGGTGGTCTCGACTGGCTCTCGCTCGTCGAGGCGCCCGGCGAGGACTACGGCTTTCATGCGTTCCTCGAGGGGGTCGACACGCTGGTGCTCGGCCGCGCGACCTACGACGCGGTCCTCGGGTTTGGGCAGTGGCCGTACGCGGGAAAGCGGTGCGTGGTCCTGACCCACGGCGCCCTCACGTCGCGCCACGGCGAAGAGGCCTTCTCGGGCACCGCCGAGGCCCTCGCGGAGCGGCTCTCGACGGAGGGAGCGCGCCGTGTCTACGTGGACGGTGGCGTCGTGATTGGGCAGTTCCTCGACGCGGGCCTCGTGTCCGAGCTCACGCTCTCGGTCGTGCCCGTGCTCCTCGGCGGTGGGGTGCGGCTCTTCGGCTCTCGCGAGCGCGACGTGCGCCTCGATCTCGTAGGCAGCGCCGGGTTCCCGAGCGGGCTCGTGCAGAGCGAGTACCGCGTGCGCCGCGCGTGA
- a CDS encoding M15 family metallopeptidase: MAKPAQPAKRVLFSGARAARAGTAAFVGAALLLAASASVAEGPHAGGHRPGHKPGPTAQASAAAAPKPRPTLAPDPPAEESPRPLPPLTVQVDGKPMRCLEQPPQAFLIRGNWFKKGTDSNKALAEAIKYRTEHYGYFPGFGSPSGNAHPPRFYAEPVSFMGMTATVNKHVGVALRCVEAALQATPAKDEYHPHSMGGIRFSNTYRGSEISNHVYGIAIDIEPHLNTCCGCVAPWTEHPLCQRRVSSIYERMAMPKSWVAIFERFGFYWLGHDVLQDTMHFEFLGDPTKIVEPAPAAPASAPTASASSSSSAPSSPPSGAAAPGPTAAPAAHAPPRPR, translated from the coding sequence ATGGCCAAGCCAGCCCAACCCGCGAAGCGTGTGCTGTTCTCCGGGGCTCGCGCGGCGCGCGCCGGCACCGCGGCGTTCGTTGGCGCCGCGCTGCTGCTGGCGGCCTCTGCTTCGGTCGCTGAAGGGCCCCACGCCGGCGGCCACAGGCCAGGCCACAAGCCGGGCCCCACCGCGCAGGCCTCCGCCGCCGCCGCGCCCAAGCCGCGACCCACCCTCGCGCCCGATCCCCCGGCCGAAGAGAGCCCTCGCCCGCTCCCGCCGCTCACCGTACAGGTCGACGGCAAGCCGATGCGCTGCCTCGAGCAGCCGCCACAGGCGTTCCTCATCCGTGGCAATTGGTTCAAGAAGGGCACCGACTCCAACAAGGCGCTCGCCGAAGCCATCAAGTACCGCACTGAGCACTATGGCTATTTCCCCGGCTTCGGCAGCCCCTCGGGGAACGCCCACCCGCCCCGGTTCTACGCCGAGCCCGTCTCGTTCATGGGCATGACGGCCACCGTGAACAAGCACGTGGGCGTCGCGCTCCGCTGCGTCGAAGCGGCCCTGCAAGCCACGCCCGCGAAGGACGAATATCACCCTCACTCGATGGGTGGCATTCGCTTCTCGAACACCTACCGAGGCAGCGAGATCTCGAACCACGTGTATGGCATCGCCATCGACATCGAGCCGCACCTCAACACCTGCTGCGGGTGCGTGGCCCCCTGGACCGAGCACCCCCTCTGCCAGCGCCGGGTGAGCAGCATCTACGAGCGCATGGCGATGCCCAAGAGCTGGGTGGCCATCTTCGAGCGCTTTGGCTTCTACTGGCTCGGTCACGACGTGCTCCAGGACACCATGCACTTCGAGTTCCTGGGCGATCCCACGAAGATCGTCGAGCCCGCGCCGGCCGCCCCCGCGAGCGCGCCGACCGCCTCTGCCTCGTCGTCCTCGAGCGCGCCCTCGAGCCCGCCCTCCGGCGCGGCCGCTCCCGGGCCGACCGCCGCGCCAGCCGCGCACGCGCCGCCCCGCCCACGCTGA
- a CDS encoding ferritin-like domain-containing protein translates to MSSDRLRSRVLLAVGLSALPTVACSRDATPAPGDTGPLATAPFTATPTPTPSGVATPTSPDAADLGGLIGRPPGGGCGFTVMCVPAPTGTPKHPAPAPYGHCEQDAPGLSTGSLPHRGGVFSSEQTALRSGTARKARQCCYQEPRAFCGGGRPLPGAEGPLLAPRTPRDDWHDAALSATRTPPPDAALAERFLVDAAFEHASIAAFGRASLQLVALGAPADLVRDTHAAAIDEVHHARLCLALARRRGAPAVGPGPLPLDTAPIDWSVTALVTETFHGGCVGETRAALELRERAERGDAVEREVLSRIAEDEERHAELAFRTVAWALDALGPEAHDALRDAVGQVHGARDEAVIAVALPCVYALLASTRSARATS, encoded by the coding sequence ATGAGCTCCGATCGTCTCCGCTCGCGTGTCCTCCTCGCCGTCGGCCTCTCCGCGCTCCCGACCGTCGCGTGCTCGCGCGACGCGACGCCCGCACCCGGCGACACGGGGCCGCTCGCCACCGCCCCCTTCACTGCCACGCCGACACCCACGCCGAGCGGCGTCGCGACGCCGACGAGCCCCGACGCGGCCGATCTCGGCGGGCTCATCGGTCGGCCTCCCGGCGGAGGGTGCGGCTTCACCGTGATGTGCGTGCCCGCGCCGACGGGGACCCCGAAGCACCCCGCGCCGGCCCCGTACGGGCACTGCGAGCAAGATGCACCAGGGCTGTCGACCGGCTCGTTGCCCCACCGCGGGGGGGTGTTTTCGTCCGAACAGACCGCGCTTCGCTCCGGAACGGCGCGAAAGGCGCGCCAGTGCTGCTACCAAGAGCCTCGCGCCTTCTGCGGCGGCGGGCGCCCCCTCCCGGGCGCCGAGGGGCCGCTCCTCGCGCCGCGCACCCCGCGGGACGACTGGCACGACGCAGCGCTCAGCGCCACGCGGACGCCCCCACCCGATGCGGCCCTCGCGGAGCGCTTCCTCGTCGACGCCGCGTTCGAGCACGCGTCGATCGCCGCCTTCGGGCGCGCGTCGCTGCAGCTCGTGGCCCTCGGGGCCCCCGCCGACCTCGTCCGGGACACCCACGCCGCCGCGATCGACGAGGTGCATCATGCACGCTTGTGCCTCGCGCTCGCTCGACGACGCGGCGCTCCCGCGGTGGGGCCAGGTCCGCTCCCGCTGGACACGGCGCCCATCGACTGGTCCGTCACGGCGCTCGTCACCGAGACGTTCCACGGCGGCTGCGTCGGAGAGACACGGGCCGCGCTCGAGCTCCGCGAGCGCGCCGAGCGCGGCGACGCGGTCGAGCGCGAGGTGCTCTCGCGCATCGCGGAGGACGAGGAGCGTCACGCCGAGCTCGCGTTCCGTACCGTCGCGTGGGCGCTCGACGCGCTCGGGCCCGAGGCGCACGACGCGCTCCGCGACGCCGTCGGCCAGGTGCACGGCGCGCGCGACGAGGCGGTGATCGCCGTCGCGCTCCCCTGCGTCTACGCGCTCCTCGCGTCTACGAGGTCGGCGCGCGCGACGTCGTGA
- a CDS encoding PD40 domain-containing protein — MTRLRPIRRTLLVLLSLVSAGVAAQAGCGSAEPDSQFDSGLGEAGSVPVLPPPGTFDPTGDSQPPPRDSDPDALGRLVVSPASATINVTLVDGVATLNAPVAFTASYSGQPVTATWLFDRGELGAVSASGAFQANGRNVGEGTITARFGAREGSAKVKVVVNATQNGAPTGVDAGGGSGGLGGVGGEPLGPAVTAAVRNKLKTESNAPASPAELGYLYPYDKTVWPRGLLAPLLMWQTTREAAAVYVKLSQGNYSFEGTYSFAGLPVGSAARKRVRLEDIPWKTATGGNQGDDLVVEVKIYSAAEDKVYGPIRETWRVASGVLKGIVYYNSYDSSLTGGGTGENGGVIAIKPRSPDPVLAIPGAAGKCHVCHTVSADGSTLWAQDGKLVYPSGPDDYRRGASYDLRSSSSYATRTVYDGASTPALDRRFNWSAPYPDGSFALAGSRFAREAFLQSDAALFARAGGGVVASTGLTGVVNSAVTPTFSPDGRKVAFNFWEGTGAGGVTAGAGRSLTIMDFNCGAAAGSTACAAGGPRAFSGLREVYRDPARYPSWPSFLPDGKAVVFNNQVLAGDCGPGTAGNRTLDRTSLNNCQISTWFGAKAELWAARDGAAPSARRLDAANGVGFAPTSPDHPNDSQLNYQPTVNPVPSGGYYWVVFTSRRLYGNLLTDKPWGPSGDGGGPQKKLWVAAIDINAPAGNADPSHPAFYMPGQELSAGNTRGFWVVDPCKPNGTSCETGDECCNGFCRQAGDAGGLVCGDKPPGTTCVEEFEKCSVDADCCDPKQRCILGKCAQESPVIR, encoded by the coding sequence ATGACTCGCCTTCGTCCGATTCGCCGCACCCTGCTCGTCCTGCTCTCGCTCGTGTCGGCCGGCGTCGCCGCCCAGGCGGGCTGCGGCAGCGCCGAGCCCGACTCGCAGTTCGACAGCGGCCTCGGCGAAGCGGGAAGCGTCCCCGTCCTCCCGCCGCCGGGCACGTTCGACCCGACGGGTGACAGCCAGCCGCCTCCGCGCGACTCCGACCCGGACGCGCTGGGGCGGCTCGTGGTCAGCCCGGCCTCGGCCACCATCAACGTCACTCTCGTCGACGGCGTCGCCACGTTGAACGCGCCGGTCGCCTTCACGGCCTCGTACAGCGGTCAGCCCGTCACCGCGACGTGGCTCTTCGACCGCGGCGAGCTCGGCGCGGTGAGCGCGAGCGGCGCATTCCAAGCGAACGGGCGCAACGTGGGCGAGGGCACGATCACGGCGCGCTTCGGCGCGCGCGAGGGCTCCGCGAAGGTCAAGGTAGTTGTCAATGCCACGCAGAACGGCGCACCGACCGGGGTCGACGCCGGCGGCGGCTCGGGCGGGCTCGGAGGCGTGGGCGGAGAGCCGCTCGGCCCGGCGGTCACGGCCGCGGTGCGGAACAAGCTGAAGACCGAGTCGAACGCGCCCGCGAGCCCCGCGGAGCTCGGCTACCTCTACCCGTACGACAAGACCGTCTGGCCCCGCGGGCTCCTGGCGCCGCTCCTCATGTGGCAGACCACGCGCGAAGCGGCGGCGGTCTACGTGAAGCTCTCGCAGGGCAACTACAGCTTCGAGGGCACGTACTCGTTCGCGGGGCTGCCGGTGGGGAGCGCGGCGCGCAAGCGCGTGCGCCTCGAGGACATCCCCTGGAAGACCGCCACCGGCGGCAACCAGGGCGACGACCTCGTGGTCGAGGTGAAGATCTACTCCGCCGCGGAGGACAAGGTATACGGCCCGATCCGCGAGACCTGGCGCGTCGCCTCGGGCGTGCTGAAGGGCATCGTCTACTACAACTCCTACGACTCGAGCCTCACCGGGGGCGGCACCGGCGAGAACGGCGGCGTCATCGCCATCAAGCCGCGCTCGCCCGATCCGGTGCTCGCGATCCCCGGCGCCGCGGGCAAGTGCCACGTCTGCCACACCGTGTCGGCCGATGGATCCACCCTCTGGGCCCAGGACGGCAAGCTCGTGTACCCGAGCGGCCCCGACGACTACCGGCGCGGCGCCTCGTACGATCTCCGCTCGTCGAGCTCGTACGCCACACGCACCGTGTACGACGGCGCCTCGACGCCCGCGCTCGATCGCCGCTTCAACTGGTCGGCGCCCTATCCGGACGGCTCGTTCGCGCTCGCGGGGTCCCGCTTTGCGCGCGAGGCGTTCCTGCAGTCCGACGCGGCGCTGTTCGCGCGCGCGGGCGGCGGCGTCGTCGCCAGCACTGGCCTCACCGGCGTCGTAAACAGCGCCGTGACCCCCACGTTCTCGCCCGATGGCCGCAAGGTCGCGTTCAACTTCTGGGAGGGCACCGGCGCCGGCGGCGTCACGGCCGGCGCAGGCCGCTCGCTCACGATCATGGACTTCAACTGCGGCGCGGCCGCAGGCTCCACGGCGTGCGCAGCCGGCGGCCCGCGCGCGTTCTCGGGCCTCCGCGAGGTCTACCGCGATCCGGCGCGCTACCCGTCGTGGCCTTCCTTCCTCCCGGACGGCAAGGCGGTGGTGTTCAACAACCAGGTGCTCGCCGGTGACTGCGGACCGGGCACCGCGGGCAACCGCACGCTGGACCGAACCAGCCTCAACAACTGCCAGATCTCCACGTGGTTCGGCGCGAAGGCCGAGCTGTGGGCCGCCCGCGACGGCGCTGCGCCGAGCGCTCGCAGACTCGACGCCGCCAACGGCGTGGGCTTCGCGCCGACGAGCCCCGACCACCCCAACGACTCGCAGCTGAACTACCAACCGACCGTCAACCCCGTGCCCTCGGGCGGCTACTACTGGGTCGTGTTCACCTCGCGTCGCCTCTACGGCAACCTGCTGACGGACAAGCCGTGGGGCCCGTCCGGCGACGGTGGCGGACCGCAGAAGAAGCTGTGGGTCGCGGCCATCGACATCAACGCTCCCGCGGGGAACGCCGATCCCAGCCACCCGGCGTTCTACATGCCAGGGCAGGAGCTCTCGGCGGGCAACACCCGCGGCTTCTGGGTGGTCGACCCGTGCAAGCCCAACGGCACCTCGTGCGAGACCGGCGACGAATGCTGCAACGGCTTCTGCCGCCAGGCCGGCGACGCGGGCGGGCTCGTGTGTGGAGACAAGCCGCCGGGCACCACGTGCGTCGAAGAGTTCGAGAAGTGCTCGGTCGATGCGGACTGCTGCGATCCGAAGCAGCGCTGCATCCTCGGCAAGTGCGCGCAGGAGTCGCCCGTCATTCGCTGA
- a CDS encoding 2-hydroxychromene-2-carboxylate isomerase encodes MTRHVPAKRLEFFFDYSCPYAYVASRQLPAIAARMGVTPEYRPFLLGGVFQARGTPQNLMNQLSPQKSAHNLADMARAAARIGEPLVVPAEHPRKTVAALRATIACDVDVRVVDGFFRAYWVEGRDPSAKETIADVVSAAGYDASDVLARIESQAVKDALRAATDEAVSRGVFGAPTFFVNGTELYWGQDRLHFVEGAPFVPGEDRSGSPSGRVVEAYWDYSSPFAYLGMSKVDEVARRAGATVVSRPMLLGGLFKTIGQVNVPMASWSAERQAYVMADMPRWAEYWGVPFTFPTRFPMNTIKALRATLAAPPALHRAIRDAIFRAYWAEDRDISDDAVLAALLAGVGADADEVLAATQAPEVKAELIAATQAAVERGVFGAPTFFVDGELYWGQDRLDLVDGQLRASADAR; translated from the coding sequence ATGACCCGTCACGTCCCCGCGAAGCGCCTCGAGTTCTTCTTCGACTACTCCTGCCCGTACGCGTACGTCGCGTCACGGCAGCTGCCCGCGATCGCGGCCCGCATGGGCGTCACGCCCGAGTACCGGCCCTTCCTGCTTGGAGGCGTCTTCCAGGCCCGAGGGACTCCCCAGAACTTGATGAACCAGCTCTCGCCCCAGAAGAGCGCGCACAACCTCGCCGACATGGCGCGCGCCGCCGCCCGCATCGGCGAGCCCCTCGTCGTCCCCGCCGAGCATCCGCGCAAGACCGTCGCGGCGCTCCGAGCCACGATCGCCTGCGACGTGGACGTGCGCGTGGTCGACGGGTTCTTCCGCGCCTACTGGGTCGAGGGGCGTGATCCGAGCGCGAAGGAGACCATCGCCGACGTGGTCTCCGCGGCCGGGTACGACGCCAGCGACGTGCTCGCCCGCATCGAGTCGCAGGCCGTGAAGGACGCTCTCCGCGCCGCCACCGACGAGGCGGTGAGCCGCGGGGTGTTCGGCGCGCCGACGTTCTTCGTCAATGGCACCGAGCTCTACTGGGGCCAGGACCGGCTCCACTTCGTCGAGGGGGCGCCGTTCGTGCCCGGCGAGGACCGCTCGGGCTCGCCGAGCGGCCGGGTGGTGGAGGCGTACTGGGACTACTCCTCGCCCTTCGCGTACCTCGGCATGTCGAAGGTGGACGAGGTCGCGCGGCGCGCCGGCGCGACGGTCGTGAGCCGCCCCATGTTGCTCGGCGGGCTCTTCAAGACGATAGGTCAGGTGAATGTGCCGATGGCCTCGTGGAGCGCCGAGCGCCAGGCCTACGTCATGGCGGACATGCCGCGCTGGGCCGAGTACTGGGGAGTCCCCTTCACGTTCCCCACGCGCTTCCCCATGAACACGATCAAGGCGCTGCGGGCCACGCTCGCCGCGCCCCCGGCGCTGCACCGCGCAATCCGCGACGCGATCTTCCGCGCCTACTGGGCCGAGGACAGGGACATCTCGGACGACGCGGTGCTCGCGGCGCTCCTCGCGGGCGTGGGCGCCGACGCGGACGAGGTGCTCGCGGCGACGCAGGCGCCCGAGGTGAAGGCCGAGCTCATCGCCGCGACCCAGGCCGCCGTGGAGCGCGGCGTGTTCGGAGCTCCGACCTTCTTCGTCGACGGCGAGCTCTATTGGGGTCAGGACCGCCTCGACCTCGTCGACGGGCAGCTCCGCGCCAGCGCTGACGCGCGCTGA
- the uvrA gene encoding excinuclease ABC subunit UvrA: MAAGVRYSRRMSVKKQPRAALELDSLVVEGARQHNLDVPYLAVPKRAVVVFSGPSGSGKSSLAFDTIYAEGQRRYIETLSSYARQFLGQLDRPDVDRIRGLSPTIAIEQKSASHNPRSTVGTITEVYDYLRVLYARAGTQRCVECGQPVRARSADDVTREVLSSLAGQRVDVRARLVEHRKGEHRDVLEGLVKRGFVRVVIDGAALRLDGELPSLKKNEKHTVDLVLDRVQVSEADRARLAEALEAGLREGQGEVLLAVPGEEAPRRYSALRACCGRSYPELTPQAFSFNGPLGMCPACAGLGVRLEVDPELVVPDPTLTLAEGAIVPWASAMSRKEGWVYRILQAATKAAKVSLDTPYKRLTAAQKKTLLYGLDGDKLMVSWGKEGSGSHGTFGVRFEGAVRHLERLYHETKSESQRESYRRFFRERECHACGGRRLRPESLAVELGGRSIADVGRLSVRDAAAHLRALELDAAGRKVAGPALVEVLSRLGFLLDVGLDYVSLERKGPTLSGGEAQRIRLASQLGCELSGVMYVLDEPSIGLHPRDNARLIRTLHRLRDLGNSVLVVEHDEETLRAADRVVDFGPGAGHLGGRVVAEGTAAALESNLASLTGGYLSGRLAIEVPSVRRESKEALVVAGARENNLKGVTARFPLGAMTCVTGVSGAGKSSLVGQILLPALARALHGSDGRVGAHDAIEGLEHFDRVVAIDQQPIGRTPRSNPATYTKAFDLIREIFAQLPDARARGFEAGRFSFNVKGGRCEACQGDGTVRVEMHFLADVFVTCEVCAGVRYNQATLDVKYKGKSISDVLAMSVDDAIALFAAYPALLRVLRTLSEVGLGYMLLGQPAPTLSGGEAQRVKLSRELGKAQAARSLYVLDEPTTGLHMDDVRKLLGVLSRLVDRGATVIVIEHHLDVVKCADWVVDLGPEGGDAGGYVLAQGTPEQLAQSATSATGGFLKAVLARGRAVKATGRGTRKP; encoded by the coding sequence ATGGCCGCCGGGGTCCGCTATTCGCGCCGCATGTCCGTGAAGAAGCAGCCGCGCGCGGCCCTCGAGCTCGACAGCCTGGTGGTCGAGGGCGCCCGGCAGCACAACCTCGACGTGCCGTACCTCGCCGTCCCGAAGCGCGCCGTGGTGGTGTTCTCCGGACCGAGCGGCTCGGGCAAGTCGAGCCTCGCGTTCGACACCATCTACGCGGAGGGCCAGCGTCGCTACATCGAGACGCTGTCGTCGTACGCGCGGCAGTTCCTCGGGCAGCTCGATCGCCCTGACGTCGACCGCATCCGGGGGCTCTCCCCCACCATCGCCATCGAGCAGAAGAGCGCGAGCCACAACCCCCGCTCGACCGTGGGGACCATCACCGAGGTGTACGACTACCTGCGCGTGCTCTATGCGCGGGCGGGCACGCAGCGCTGCGTGGAGTGCGGCCAGCCGGTGCGCGCGCGCTCGGCCGACGACGTCACGCGCGAGGTGCTCTCGTCGCTCGCCGGCCAGCGCGTCGATGTCCGCGCGAGGCTCGTCGAGCACCGCAAGGGCGAGCACCGCGACGTGCTCGAGGGGCTCGTGAAGCGCGGCTTCGTGCGCGTCGTGATCGATGGCGCCGCGCTGCGGCTCGACGGCGAGCTGCCGTCGCTGAAGAAGAACGAGAAGCACACCGTAGACCTCGTGCTCGATCGCGTGCAGGTGTCCGAGGCCGATCGCGCCCGGCTCGCCGAGGCGCTCGAGGCCGGGCTCCGCGAGGGCCAGGGCGAGGTGCTCCTCGCGGTGCCGGGCGAGGAGGCCCCCCGCCGCTACTCCGCGCTCCGCGCGTGCTGCGGGCGGAGCTATCCTGAGCTCACCCCGCAGGCGTTCTCGTTCAACGGCCCGCTGGGCATGTGCCCTGCGTGCGCGGGGCTCGGCGTGCGGCTCGAGGTCGACCCCGAGCTCGTCGTGCCCGACCCCACGCTCACCCTCGCCGAGGGCGCGATCGTGCCGTGGGCGAGCGCGATGAGCCGCAAGGAGGGGTGGGTCTATCGCATCCTCCAGGCCGCCACGAAGGCCGCGAAGGTGTCTCTCGACACGCCCTACAAGCGGCTCACGGCGGCCCAGAAGAAGACCCTGCTCTATGGCCTCGACGGCGACAAGCTGATGGTCTCGTGGGGCAAGGAGGGCTCCGGCAGCCACGGCACCTTCGGGGTGCGCTTCGAGGGCGCGGTCCGCCACCTCGAGCGGCTGTATCACGAGACGAAGAGCGAGTCGCAGCGTGAGAGCTACCGGCGCTTCTTCCGCGAGCGCGAGTGCCACGCGTGCGGCGGCCGGCGCCTGCGCCCCGAGAGCCTCGCGGTGGAGCTCGGCGGCCGCTCGATCGCCGACGTGGGGCGATTGTCGGTGCGCGACGCCGCGGCGCACCTCCGCGCCCTCGAGCTCGACGCCGCGGGGCGCAAGGTCGCAGGCCCCGCGCTGGTGGAGGTGCTCTCGCGCCTCGGGTTCCTCCTCGACGTCGGCCTCGACTACGTCTCGCTCGAGCGCAAGGGGCCCACCCTGAGCGGCGGCGAGGCCCAGCGCATTCGACTCGCGAGCCAGCTCGGGTGCGAGCTCTCGGGGGTGATGTACGTCCTCGACGAGCCCAGCATCGGCCTCCACCCGCGCGACAACGCGCGCCTCATCCGCACGCTCCACCGCCTCCGCGATCTCGGCAACAGCGTGCTCGTGGTGGAGCACGACGAAGAGACCCTCCGCGCCGCCGATCGCGTGGTCGATTTCGGCCCAGGCGCGGGCCACTTGGGGGGGCGCGTCGTGGCGGAGGGCACCGCCGCGGCGCTCGAGTCGAACCTGGCGAGCCTCACCGGCGGCTACCTCTCCGGGCGTCTCGCGATCGAGGTGCCGTCGGTGCGGCGGGAGAGCAAAGAAGCGCTCGTCGTGGCGGGCGCTCGCGAGAACAACCTGAAGGGCGTCACCGCGCGCTTCCCGCTCGGCGCCATGACGTGCGTCACCGGGGTCAGCGGCGCGGGCAAGAGCTCCCTCGTTGGGCAGATCTTGCTGCCGGCGCTCGCGCGCGCTCTCCACGGGAGCGACGGGCGCGTGGGCGCTCACGACGCCATCGAGGGGCTCGAGCACTTCGACCGGGTGGTGGCGATCGATCAGCAGCCGATCGGCCGGACGCCGCGCTCGAACCCGGCCACGTACACGAAGGCGTTCGACCTCATTCGCGAGATCTTCGCGCAGCTCCCCGACGCGCGGGCCCGGGGCTTCGAGGCCGGGCGATTCTCGTTCAACGTGAAGGGCGGGCGCTGCGAGGCCTGTCAGGGCGACGGCACCGTGCGCGTCGAGATGCACTTCCTCGCCGACGTGTTCGTGACCTGCGAGGTGTGCGCGGGCGTGCGCTACAACCAGGCGACGTTGGATGTAAAATACAAGGGGAAGAGCATCTCCGACGTGCTGGCGATGAGCGTCGACGACGCGATCGCGCTGTTCGCGGCCTACCCCGCGCTCCTTCGCGTGCTGCGCACTCTGTCGGAGGTAGGGCTCGGGTACATGCTCTTGGGCCAGCCGGCGCCCACCCTGAGCGGCGGCGAGGCGCAGCGCGTGAAGCTCTCGCGCGAGCTCGGCAAGGCGCAGGCCGCGCGGAGCCTGTACGTGCTCGACGAGCCCACCACGGGGCTCCACATGGACGACGTGCGAAAGCTCCTCGGGGTGCTCTCGCGCCTCGTCGATCGCGGCGCGACGGTGATCGTGATCGAGCACCACCTCGACGTGGTGAAGTGCGCCGACTGGGTGGTCGACCTCGGCCCCGAGGGCGGCGACGCGGGCGGCTACGTGCTCGCCCAGGGCACACCGGAACAGCTCGCGCAGAGCGCCACGTCGGCCACGGGCGGGTTTCTCAAGGCGGTGCTCGCGCGAGGTCGCGCGGTCAAGGCGACGGGGCGCGGGACCCGAAAGCC
- a CDS encoding Tim44 domain-containing protein, translating to MRRRLPGVARLAKLPTYLAVLACLALVAPPALALGRPGGGQSFGGSRSSGGSRSSGSSGSRSSGSSGGSRSSGGSSGGSLSPAGIVVLLIVIGVIVVVQAASRRGQSNWTSGTGPRVPMPPPQWHPPPTRRRRSLRDALRGLEAHDPTFSVIVFEDFLSALYTDVVLAVGRGNLGGLEAYVMPEAAAALTARGLAGTTTALIGALRIDEVDSLEDAAARSVSVAVVVEANLSRRDAAGREEAIYTRERWVLRRAKGAKSRSPDKARVFTCPSCSAPLDAILAGRCKYCSQEVATGAFDWVVQRIDVLETERRGPMLTGDSPEEGTDWPTVVDPQAVARLDALRARDPSFAWPAFTARIQHIFLTFQGAWSGRDLAGMRPFLSDALFTTQTYWVTEYVKQHLRNVTENPRLLHVELARVTSDTYFDAVTVRIYAASLDYTLADATGAVVAGDRQTERRYSEYWTFIRSAQARERLAPIRTAHGAARRWRSAWRATARTARRRSPRGSSTGSCPASSRTRSTRADLGR from the coding sequence ATGAGACGCCGACTGCCGGGCGTCGCGCGCCTCGCAAAGCTCCCCACGTACCTGGCCGTGCTCGCGTGCCTCGCGCTGGTCGCGCCGCCCGCCCTCGCCCTCGGCCGACCCGGCGGCGGGCAGAGCTTTGGCGGCTCGCGCAGCTCCGGCGGCTCACGCAGCTCCGGCAGCTCGGGCTCGCGCAGCTCCGGGAGCTCCGGCGGCTCGCGCAGCTCGGGAGGCAGCTCGGGGGGCTCGCTCTCGCCCGCAGGCATCGTCGTGCTCTTGATCGTGATCGGCGTCATCGTGGTGGTGCAGGCCGCGAGCCGCCGCGGGCAGAGCAACTGGACGAGCGGAACCGGACCGCGGGTCCCGATGCCCCCGCCCCAGTGGCACCCGCCGCCGACGCGGCGACGACGCTCGCTGCGCGACGCGCTGCGCGGCCTCGAGGCCCACGATCCGACCTTCTCGGTCATCGTCTTCGAGGACTTCTTGTCTGCACTCTACACGGACGTCGTGCTCGCCGTCGGCCGGGGCAACCTCGGCGGGCTCGAGGCGTACGTGATGCCTGAAGCCGCGGCGGCGCTCACGGCTCGAGGCCTCGCCGGCACGACCACGGCGCTCATCGGCGCCCTCCGCATCGACGAGGTCGACAGCCTCGAAGACGCGGCCGCGCGCTCCGTCTCCGTGGCGGTCGTCGTCGAGGCCAACCTCTCGCGACGGGACGCCGCGGGTCGAGAAGAGGCGATCTACACCCGCGAGCGCTGGGTGCTGCGCCGGGCGAAGGGCGCGAAATCGCGCTCCCCAGACAAGGCCCGCGTGTTCACGTGCCCGAGCTGCTCGGCGCCGCTCGACGCGATCCTCGCCGGCCGCTGCAAGTACTGCAGCCAGGAGGTCGCCACCGGCGCGTTCGACTGGGTGGTGCAGCGGATCGACGTGCTCGAGACCGAGCGGCGAGGCCCCATGCTCACCGGCGACAGCCCCGAGGAGGGCACCGACTGGCCCACCGTCGTCGACCCGCAGGCGGTCGCGCGCCTCGACGCCCTCCGCGCCCGCGATCCGTCGTTCGCGTGGCCGGCGTTCACTGCCCGAATTCAGCACATTTTCCTCACGTTCCAGGGGGCGTGGTCGGGGCGCGATCTCGCCGGCATGCGCCCCTTCCTGAGCGACGCGCTGTTCACCACGCAGACCTATTGGGTCACCGAGTACGTGAAGCAGCACCTGCGCAACGTCACGGAGAACCCGCGGCTCCTCCACGTCGAGCTCGCGCGCGTCACCTCCGACACCTACTTCGACGCCGTCACCGTGCGCATTTACGCAGCGAGCCTCGACTACACCCTCGCCGACGCGACCGGCGCGGTCGTCGCCGGCGACCGGCAGACCGAGCGCCGCTACTCGGAGTACTGGACGTTCATTCGGAGCGCCCAGGCCAGGGAGCGCCTCGCACCGATCCGCACTGCCCACGGTGCGGCGCGCCGCTGGCGATCAGCATGGCGGGCGACTGCACGCACTGCCAGACGAAGGTCACCGCGGGGCAGTTCGACTGGGTCCTGTCCCGCATCGAGCAGGACGAGGTCTACGAGGGCTGACCTCGGGCGCTGA